The Manis javanica isolate MJ-LG chromosome 4, MJ_LKY, whole genome shotgun sequence genome contains a region encoding:
- the GPR89A gene encoding Golgi pH regulator A isoform X1 — MSFLIDSGIMITSQILFFGFGWLFFMRQLFKDYEVRQYVVQVIFSVTFAFSCTMFELIIFEILKVLNSSSRYFHWKMNLCVILLILVFMVPFYIGYFIVSNIRLLHKQRLLFSCLLWLTFMYFFWKLGDPFPILSPKHGILSIEQLISRVGVIGVTLVALLSGFGAVNCPYTYMSYFLRNVTDTDILSLERRLLQTMDMIISKKKRMAMTRRTMFQKGEVHNKPSGFWGMIKSVTASAPGSENLTLIQQEVDALEELSRQLFLETADLYATKERIEYSKTFKGKYFNFLGYFFSIYCVWKIFMATINIVFDRVGKTDPVTRGIEITVNYLGIQFDVKFWSQHISFILVGIIIVTSIRGLLITLTKFFYAISSSKSSNVIVLLLAQIMGMYFVSSVLLIRMSMPLEYRTIITEVLGELQFNFYHRWFDVIFLVSALSSILFLYLAHKQAPEKHMAP; from the exons ATACTTTTCTTTGGATTTGGATGGCTTTTCTTTATGCGCCAACTGTTTAAGGACTATGAG GTGCGTCAGTATGTGGTACAGGTGATCTTCTCTGTGACTTTTGCATTTTCTTGCACAATGTTTGAGCTCATcatctttgaaatattaaaagtattgAATAGCAG CTCCCGTTATTTTCACTGGAAAATGAACCTGTGTGTAATTCTTCTGATTTTGGTTTTCATGGTGCCTTTCTATATTGGCTACTTTATTGTAAGCAACATCCGACTAT tgcaTAAACAGCGACTACTTTTTTCCTGTCTCTTATGGTTGACCTTTATGTACTTCTTCTGGAAATTAGGAGATCCATTTCCCATTCTCAGCCCAAAACATG GGATCTTGTCTATAGAGCAGCTCATCAGCCGAGTTGGTGTGATCGGAGTGACTCTCGTGGCTCTTCTTTCTGGATTTGGTGCTGTCAACTGCCCGTACACTTACATGTCCTATTTCCTCAG AAATGTGACTGACACAGATATTCTCTCCTTGGAACGACGACTGCTCCAAACCATGGATATGatcataagcaaaaagaaaag gaTGGCAATGACACGGAGAACAATGTTCCAGAAGGGGGAGGTACATAACAAACCATCAGGATTCTGGGGAATGATAAAGAGTGTTACCGCTTCAGCACCAGGAAGTGAAA ATCTTACTCTTATTCAACAGGAAGTGGATGCTTTGGAAGAATTAAGCAGGCAGCTTTTTCTGGAAACAGCTGATCTGTATGCTACCAAG GAGAGAATAGAATACTCCAAAACTTTCAAggggaaatattttaattttctgggttactttttctctatttactgtgtttggaaaattttcatg GCAACCATTAATATCGTTTTTGACCGAGTTGGGAAAACTGATCCTGTCACAAGAGGCATTGAGATCACTGTGAATTATCTGGGGATCCAATTTGAT GTGAAGTTCTGGTCCCAACACATTTCCTTCATTCTGGTTGGAATAATCATTGTCACATCCATCAGAGGATTGCTGATCACTCTTACCAAG TTCTTTTATGCCATCTCCAGTAGTAAGTCCTCCAATGTCATTGTCCTGCTATTAGCACAGATAATG GGCATGTactttgtctcctctgtgctgctGATCCGAATGAGCATGCCTCTAGAATACCGCACCATCATCACCGAAGTCCTTGGAGAGCTGCAGTTCAACTTCTATCACCGCTGGTTTGATGTGATCTTCCTGGTCAGTGCTCTCTCCAGCATATTGTTCCTCTATTTGGCTCACAAACAGGCACCAGAGAAGCATATGGCACCTTGA
- the GPR89A gene encoding Golgi pH regulator A isoform X3, with the protein MRQLFKDYEVRQYVVQVIFSVTFAFSCTMFELIIFEILKVLNSSSRYFHWKMNLCVILLILVFMVPFYIGYFIVSNIRLLHKQRLLFSCLLWLTFMYFFWKLGDPFPILSPKHGILSIEQLISRVGVIGVTLVALLSGFGAVNCPYTYMSYFLRNVTDTDILSLERRLLQTMDMIISKKKRMAMTRRTMFQKGEVHNKPSGFWGMIKSVTASAPGSENLTLIQQEVDALEELSRQLFLETADLYATKERIEYSKTFKGKYFNFLGYFFSIYCVWKIFMATINIVFDRVGKTDPVTRGIEITVNYLGIQFDVKFWSQHISFILVGIIIVTSIRGLLITLTKFFYAISSSKSSNVIVLLLAQIMGMYFVSSVLLIRMSMPLEYRTIITEVLGELQFNFYHRWFDVIFLVSALSSILFLYLAHKQAPEKHMAP; encoded by the exons ATGCGCCAACTGTTTAAGGACTATGAG GTGCGTCAGTATGTGGTACAGGTGATCTTCTCTGTGACTTTTGCATTTTCTTGCACAATGTTTGAGCTCATcatctttgaaatattaaaagtattgAATAGCAG CTCCCGTTATTTTCACTGGAAAATGAACCTGTGTGTAATTCTTCTGATTTTGGTTTTCATGGTGCCTTTCTATATTGGCTACTTTATTGTAAGCAACATCCGACTAT tgcaTAAACAGCGACTACTTTTTTCCTGTCTCTTATGGTTGACCTTTATGTACTTCTTCTGGAAATTAGGAGATCCATTTCCCATTCTCAGCCCAAAACATG GGATCTTGTCTATAGAGCAGCTCATCAGCCGAGTTGGTGTGATCGGAGTGACTCTCGTGGCTCTTCTTTCTGGATTTGGTGCTGTCAACTGCCCGTACACTTACATGTCCTATTTCCTCAG AAATGTGACTGACACAGATATTCTCTCCTTGGAACGACGACTGCTCCAAACCATGGATATGatcataagcaaaaagaaaag gaTGGCAATGACACGGAGAACAATGTTCCAGAAGGGGGAGGTACATAACAAACCATCAGGATTCTGGGGAATGATAAAGAGTGTTACCGCTTCAGCACCAGGAAGTGAAA ATCTTACTCTTATTCAACAGGAAGTGGATGCTTTGGAAGAATTAAGCAGGCAGCTTTTTCTGGAAACAGCTGATCTGTATGCTACCAAG GAGAGAATAGAATACTCCAAAACTTTCAAggggaaatattttaattttctgggttactttttctctatttactgtgtttggaaaattttcatg GCAACCATTAATATCGTTTTTGACCGAGTTGGGAAAACTGATCCTGTCACAAGAGGCATTGAGATCACTGTGAATTATCTGGGGATCCAATTTGAT GTGAAGTTCTGGTCCCAACACATTTCCTTCATTCTGGTTGGAATAATCATTGTCACATCCATCAGAGGATTGCTGATCACTCTTACCAAG TTCTTTTATGCCATCTCCAGTAGTAAGTCCTCCAATGTCATTGTCCTGCTATTAGCACAGATAATG GGCATGTactttgtctcctctgtgctgctGATCCGAATGAGCATGCCTCTAGAATACCGCACCATCATCACCGAAGTCCTTGGAGAGCTGCAGTTCAACTTCTATCACCGCTGGTTTGATGTGATCTTCCTGGTCAGTGCTCTCTCCAGCATATTGTTCCTCTATTTGGCTCACAAACAGGCACCAGAGAAGCATATGGCACCTTGA
- the GPR89A gene encoding Golgi pH regulator A isoform X4, whose protein sequence is MSSRYFHWKMNLCVILLILVFMVPFYIGYFIVSNIRLLHKQRLLFSCLLWLTFMYFFWKLGDPFPILSPKHGILSIEQLISRVGVIGVTLVALLSGFGAVNCPYTYMSYFLRNVTDTDILSLERRLLQTMDMIISKKKRMAMTRRTMFQKGEVHNKPSGFWGMIKSVTASAPGSENLTLIQQEVDALEELSRQLFLETADLYATKERIEYSKTFKGKYFNFLGYFFSIYCVWKIFMATINIVFDRVGKTDPVTRGIEITVNYLGIQFDVKFWSQHISFILVGIIIVTSIRGLLITLTKFFYAISSSKSSNVIVLLLAQIMGMYFVSSVLLIRMSMPLEYRTIITEVLGELQFNFYHRWFDVIFLVSALSSILFLYLAHKQAPEKHMAP, encoded by the exons ATGAG CTCCCGTTATTTTCACTGGAAAATGAACCTGTGTGTAATTCTTCTGATTTTGGTTTTCATGGTGCCTTTCTATATTGGCTACTTTATTGTAAGCAACATCCGACTAT tgcaTAAACAGCGACTACTTTTTTCCTGTCTCTTATGGTTGACCTTTATGTACTTCTTCTGGAAATTAGGAGATCCATTTCCCATTCTCAGCCCAAAACATG GGATCTTGTCTATAGAGCAGCTCATCAGCCGAGTTGGTGTGATCGGAGTGACTCTCGTGGCTCTTCTTTCTGGATTTGGTGCTGTCAACTGCCCGTACACTTACATGTCCTATTTCCTCAG AAATGTGACTGACACAGATATTCTCTCCTTGGAACGACGACTGCTCCAAACCATGGATATGatcataagcaaaaagaaaag gaTGGCAATGACACGGAGAACAATGTTCCAGAAGGGGGAGGTACATAACAAACCATCAGGATTCTGGGGAATGATAAAGAGTGTTACCGCTTCAGCACCAGGAAGTGAAA ATCTTACTCTTATTCAACAGGAAGTGGATGCTTTGGAAGAATTAAGCAGGCAGCTTTTTCTGGAAACAGCTGATCTGTATGCTACCAAG GAGAGAATAGAATACTCCAAAACTTTCAAggggaaatattttaattttctgggttactttttctctatttactgtgtttggaaaattttcatg GCAACCATTAATATCGTTTTTGACCGAGTTGGGAAAACTGATCCTGTCACAAGAGGCATTGAGATCACTGTGAATTATCTGGGGATCCAATTTGAT GTGAAGTTCTGGTCCCAACACATTTCCTTCATTCTGGTTGGAATAATCATTGTCACATCCATCAGAGGATTGCTGATCACTCTTACCAAG TTCTTTTATGCCATCTCCAGTAGTAAGTCCTCCAATGTCATTGTCCTGCTATTAGCACAGATAATG GGCATGTactttgtctcctctgtgctgctGATCCGAATGAGCATGCCTCTAGAATACCGCACCATCATCACCGAAGTCCTTGGAGAGCTGCAGTTCAACTTCTATCACCGCTGGTTTGATGTGATCTTCCTGGTCAGTGCTCTCTCCAGCATATTGTTCCTCTATTTGGCTCACAAACAGGCACCAGAGAAGCATATGGCACCTTGA
- the GPR89A gene encoding Golgi pH regulator A isoform X2, with protein MSFLIDSGIMITSQVRQYVVQVIFSVTFAFSCTMFELIIFEILKVLNSSSRYFHWKMNLCVILLILVFMVPFYIGYFIVSNIRLLHKQRLLFSCLLWLTFMYFFWKLGDPFPILSPKHGILSIEQLISRVGVIGVTLVALLSGFGAVNCPYTYMSYFLRNVTDTDILSLERRLLQTMDMIISKKKRMAMTRRTMFQKGEVHNKPSGFWGMIKSVTASAPGSENLTLIQQEVDALEELSRQLFLETADLYATKERIEYSKTFKGKYFNFLGYFFSIYCVWKIFMATINIVFDRVGKTDPVTRGIEITVNYLGIQFDVKFWSQHISFILVGIIIVTSIRGLLITLTKFFYAISSSKSSNVIVLLLAQIMGMYFVSSVLLIRMSMPLEYRTIITEVLGELQFNFYHRWFDVIFLVSALSSILFLYLAHKQAPEKHMAP; from the exons GTGCGTCAGTATGTGGTACAGGTGATCTTCTCTGTGACTTTTGCATTTTCTTGCACAATGTTTGAGCTCATcatctttgaaatattaaaagtattgAATAGCAG CTCCCGTTATTTTCACTGGAAAATGAACCTGTGTGTAATTCTTCTGATTTTGGTTTTCATGGTGCCTTTCTATATTGGCTACTTTATTGTAAGCAACATCCGACTAT tgcaTAAACAGCGACTACTTTTTTCCTGTCTCTTATGGTTGACCTTTATGTACTTCTTCTGGAAATTAGGAGATCCATTTCCCATTCTCAGCCCAAAACATG GGATCTTGTCTATAGAGCAGCTCATCAGCCGAGTTGGTGTGATCGGAGTGACTCTCGTGGCTCTTCTTTCTGGATTTGGTGCTGTCAACTGCCCGTACACTTACATGTCCTATTTCCTCAG AAATGTGACTGACACAGATATTCTCTCCTTGGAACGACGACTGCTCCAAACCATGGATATGatcataagcaaaaagaaaag gaTGGCAATGACACGGAGAACAATGTTCCAGAAGGGGGAGGTACATAACAAACCATCAGGATTCTGGGGAATGATAAAGAGTGTTACCGCTTCAGCACCAGGAAGTGAAA ATCTTACTCTTATTCAACAGGAAGTGGATGCTTTGGAAGAATTAAGCAGGCAGCTTTTTCTGGAAACAGCTGATCTGTATGCTACCAAG GAGAGAATAGAATACTCCAAAACTTTCAAggggaaatattttaattttctgggttactttttctctatttactgtgtttggaaaattttcatg GCAACCATTAATATCGTTTTTGACCGAGTTGGGAAAACTGATCCTGTCACAAGAGGCATTGAGATCACTGTGAATTATCTGGGGATCCAATTTGAT GTGAAGTTCTGGTCCCAACACATTTCCTTCATTCTGGTTGGAATAATCATTGTCACATCCATCAGAGGATTGCTGATCACTCTTACCAAG TTCTTTTATGCCATCTCCAGTAGTAAGTCCTCCAATGTCATTGTCCTGCTATTAGCACAGATAATG GGCATGTactttgtctcctctgtgctgctGATCCGAATGAGCATGCCTCTAGAATACCGCACCATCATCACCGAAGTCCTTGGAGAGCTGCAGTTCAACTTCTATCACCGCTGGTTTGATGTGATCTTCCTGGTCAGTGCTCTCTCCAGCATATTGTTCCTCTATTTGGCTCACAAACAGGCACCAGAGAAGCATATGGCACCTTGA